A region from the Candidatus Binatia bacterium genome encodes:
- the infA gene encoding translation initiation factor IF-1, translating to MEVEGTIVEPLPNAMFRVELANGHRVLAHVSGKIRMNFIRILPGDRVLVELSPYDLTHGRITYRYK from the coding sequence ATCGAGGTCGAAGGAACGATCGTCGAGCCGTTGCCGAATGCGATGTTCAGGGTGGAGCTTGCGAACGGTCATCGCGTGCTCGCGCACGTTTCGGGAAAGATCCGAATGAACTTCATTCGTATTCTCCCCGGCGACCGCGTGCTCGTGGAGCTCTCGCCTTACGATCTAACTCACGGCAGAATAACCTATAGGTATAAGTAG